CATACAGATAAAGTGCAATCAACTTGTTAAACACCTTCTCAAGGCCCATATTCCTCTTTCGGCTTTCTTCAATGGCTTCATCCACCGCCCTGTTTGATTTTTCACCAAGTCCAAAAGATTTTACAATGGATATCCCCTGTATATATTCCAACACCGCAGAAACAAGGGCACCCTGTGCTTCCTGACGTTTTGGAGCAATATCAATACTCTTTTTCTGAAGTATGGAATTTACAATCATACCTAAAATAATGGCTAGAATAGATATAATACCCATGCGCCAATCAAAAATGCTTATTACAATACTTATTATAACTGCATGAACAAATCCCACAATAATCCTATCTAAAATATCCCCTGCCTTGTTCTCAATATCCCCAATGGTAGTAGTAACTGCAGAAGAAATCTCCCCAAGCCTATTGGAACTAAAATAACCCATAGGCATTCTCTTTAATCTATCCCCAATTTCAATTCTCTTGTCCGAACACATGGAAAAACATGCAATACTTCTTTTTTCATTAGCTAGATAACCAAATAATATTTTACCGGCCAGCCCTACAGCCATTATCAAAAATGCCAAAAATACAGTTTCCATAGTAATATTTTCTCCTGTATCTCTTGCAACTATAATGCTGTTTAGAGCATACACCATGGCGAAAATAGGCATTGCCTGACAAATGGAGAATATAACATCAAGTGCAAAGGACTGTATCAGCTTTCCCCTGTGCTTTCCCGAAAATATCAAAATCCTTTTTATGGTCTTAAGCATATTTTTCCCCTCCTTTTATCTCATCTTTATCTTTAGTTCCTATATGAGCCTCCCACATTTTTCTATAAAGATTGCAATTTTCAAGCAGTTTTTCATGAGTTCCCTGAGCTTCTATCTTGCCTTGATTTACCACAACTATATTATCTGCAGTTGTAATGGTGGAAAGCCTATGGGCTATTACAATTAAAGTTTTCCCCTTTACCATATGAGATATGGACTCCTGTATTATGGCCTCATTTTCAGGATCCGCATAGGCAGTGGCTTCATCAAGTACAATTACAGGACTATTTTTCAATATGGCCCTCGCAATTGAAATACGCTGCCTTTCCCCTCCTGAAAAATGCTTGCCTGCCTCACCTGCTTCTGTTTCATATCCATTTTGAAGACACATTGTAAAATCATGACAGCTGGCTTTTTTAGCTGCTTCTATAATTTCTTCATCCGATGCACCCTCCTTTCCAATTCTGATATTTTCCTTTATGGAGGTGTTAAACAGAAAATTTTCCTGTGATACATAGGATATCACATCACTTATCTGCTTAAGTGGAATATCTTTTACATCCACATCATCTATGGTTATCCTCCCGCCTGAAGCTTCCCAGAAACTGGCGATAAGTTTTGCTATAGTTGATTTTCCTGAACCTGATGGCCCCACAATAGCTGTCATTCTACGTGGGACTGTATCAAAGGATATTCCCTTTAGAATTTCAGTGTCATCATAGCTGAATGTCACATCTTGAAACTTTATTTTATAGTTCTTTAATTTTTTATATTGAGATGGACGTTTTAATTCCTCCTTATCTAATATTTGGTATACCTGTCCAATAATAGTTCCCATAGAAGCTATGCTGTCAGTGTACTGCATAGCCTGTACAAGAGGTGTCAAAAGTCCAAAACACAATATTATACAAGTTATGAACACTGAGAGAGCCAAAGTTCCATTTATGTAGAAATAAAGTCCTGAAGGTATGACAAAAAGCAGTGCCTCAGGAGTAACATACATAACAGCTGTATACAAAAACAGTGTGTTTTTGAAAAAAGCCGTCACTGCATCACAATTGTTTTCTACAGAGTCGGAATACTTCTTGTAGGAAGTTGAAGACTGGTTAAATGCTTTTATTGCCTCAATGCCGTTTACATATTCCACTACATTGGAATTCATCACATTACCGGCCTGGACATATTTCTTATAATAGTACACATATTTTTTCATGATAAGCTTATATAGCAGCATTCCCATAGGTATTGTAACAAGGGATATAAGAGCCATACGCCAGTCAAGGTAAAATAAATATAAAAGCACAAATATCGGTACCAGAAGGTTTGATGTCATTTCTGGTATTACATGGGCAAGAGGTTCCTCAAGTTTTTCAACCGTATCCACCATTATTGTCTTCAATTCTCCAGATGGATTTTCCAGTACATATCCAAGAGGAACCTTTGAAAGTTTTTCAGCAAACTTTACACGAATATTTTTTAGGATTGTAAAGGCTGCACTATGGGATATAGAAGTGGAAAGTGCATTAAAGCCTACTTTTCCTGTATATCCTGCCAAAGCAGCAAGGACAACATATGAAAGCTGCCTGAAGTCAGAGTTTCCATCTATAATTTTCACCGTAATGTTTGCAGCAGCAAAATAGGGTATCATGCCGCAGGCCACACCAAGTACGGCAAGAATCACCGAAACTGTCATTTTGTCCTTGCACTGAGAAGCAAAGTACATCAATTTTCTAAAAGTGCTATCTTTTTTCATGTTCAACCTCCTTATATTATTAAAGAAAAAAATAGGGATATAATTCAGTATAGTTAGTTCCATCTAACTATACTGAATTATATCCCTATGCCCCTTATTTATCTACTCCATTTATACATTTATGCTCCAAAACCGCCCATAAATTATCTTCTTCTAAATTTACCTGGAGTCATTCCCATAATATCATGAAAGGCTTTTGAAAATTTACTAGCATTTTCATAGCCCACCATCATTGCAATGCCCCCTACAGTATTTTTAGTATTCAAAAGCATTCCCGCAGCTTTTTTTATCCTAAATTCCCTTATAAATGCATAATAAGTTTTACCATATATCTCTTTAAAACACTCCGAAAATGTCCTAGTATTTATCTCATACTTATTGCCTATTTCCTTTATGGTAATATATTTTTCCACATTTTCCGTAACATCTTCCTTTATAAGTTTTACCTTGCTTATAATCCTTCTATCAAAATATTTTCCCTTTATTTCAGATACCTGTATATCCTTGTCAATCAAAAAAAGCACCAGTTCTGAAAATTTAACAATGGCCCTTTCTCTCCAAAAATCATCCTCTGATATTATATTCCCCATTATATCTTGTATGTACCTGTTATTGGACAATATCATGAATTTTCCATGGATATTCATCTTGTGAAGCAGCATATAACTTGTAATCCTGGTTTTTCCAAACATGTTTTTCAGAAAATCATCCAGATTCTCTTCTGTAGTAGTAATTGAAATACCCCTATAATTTCCCAGTGGAAAGTTGTGTTTATGACTGCCACTAGACAAAATCGCCACTGCAAAATCCCCTGGTGCCACATAAAATATTTTTTGATTTAAACAATCCAGTTCACACCTGCCTGCCATGCAGTAATTCATTTCTATAATACCTTTTTCCTCCACAGGAAAAAATTCATTAACCTTTAATTCAAAATCATGATATACAATCCATATACCTCTAAGTATTTCATACTGCACAGTTTTTCCCTTAATATAATTTTCATTGTAATAATAAACCGTCTTGTTTTCGTCCCTTTGAACTTTTTCAATCATATCTTCAAAGGAGGCATGCCATCTGGCATCGGCTATATACAACTCCTTGTCCAAAAAATTCTCCCCATTTCCATATTTTATTTTAATATCTTTGTTTTCATTATAATTGCCACCTATCTCTGTATTTTATCTTTCCACTTTCTCCAGTATGAACACTCCTGTACCCCTTATAAGTTTTTCTAAGGCTCAGATGATAAGAGTATTACTTATGAGAAAACTCCATCTGAGCCTTTAAATTACTTAATAAAAGTTCCATTATCCAGTTCCTTAAAAGCCATAGTAAGTTCATCATCTGAATTCATTACAATAGGGCCTCCCCAGGCAACTGGTTCCTTTAAAGGCTTTCCTGTAAATAAAATAAAGTGAATTTTTTCTTTATCAGATTTTACTTCTATTTTATCACCATTTTCAAAAAGAGCCGCACTTTTTTCATATATTGGATTTTTCATTCCTCCATCAAAATAACCATATCCTCTAAAAATATATATAAATGCAGTATCATATTCCTTCGTTTCAAAAGACCATTTTGAGTCAGCCTCCATTTTAACTTCCAAAATATTTGCTTTTACATATCCTCCATCAAAGTCCCCACTTGTATCTTTGTATTTTCCAGATATAACTTTTATATTACATCCTTGTTCTTTCACTTCACCTATATCTTTTCTTTCTATACTTCTATATTTTGGGGAACACATTTTATTTTTTCTAGGAAGGTTTATCCAAAGTTGAAATCCCATCATAAGCTCAAAGACCTGTGGCATTTCCTGATGAATTATTCCGCTCCCTGCAGTCATCCACTGGCAGCATCCATCTTCAATTACACCTATATTCCCCATACTGTCTTTATGTTCTATTTTCCCATTTATAAGATATGTTACTGTATCTATGCCCCTGTGGGGATGCCATGGAAAACCTTTTGTATAATCTTCTGGATTAGTAGAATCAAAAATATCAAGCATTAAAAATGGATCAAACTCCTTTACTGTACCAATAGACAGTATTCTGACAAGCTTCACTCCCGCTCCATCTTTTTCTATATTGCCTTTTATCACTTTTTTTATTGCTCTGGTTGACATAAAAATCCCTCCAATATTCATTATAAGTGTAAATTTGTAGCAATGGGACTAACTTTTCATATAATATAGCATATAAAATTAACTATTACAACTTATCTAAACACAATAGGAAAAGGTGAGGGTTATATGGAAAGAATATATGATAGTAATGATACAAGGGTAGGATATTTAAAACACAATGATACTGTTTATGACAGATATCACAGAATTGTTGGATATATTGATGCCCCAGTACTTTATGATGCAAATTATAGACGAATAGGCTACGTAAAAAATGGAACTATATATAAGCATAATGGCCATCCGGCATGTTATTTCAATGGTTGGCATGTTCATGACATGAGAGGCCACAGACTAGGACATGTAAACAGTTCCTGGCTGGGATTGCTTGCGGCCGGTCTATTACTAGGTCTATATTATTAGTTTGTGGTACCTAGATATAGTTGACTTTTGTAATTTAGATCCATAATGCTTTAATTTATCCTATGATAAAATTAACTAATACCCCCAGCTTCTTTAAGATGGGGGATAAACACCTTATATGCCCTATGTTTTAGGTATGATGTAAATAGACTCTAAATAAATTTAAAATTTAACGTATACTTTTAATACTGTGTATGTTAAATTTATAATACAGACTTGTAATATATTTACTACAATCTTAAAAATCAAATGATTATACCTTGTTGCAATCCACTTCCTACTAGTAATAAATCCACAAAATTCATTTACTTTTAATACATAAACAGTACTTTGTGTAAGAACACATATGTTGTGGAATTAACAATATATTCTGGTTCAGATGGTAGTAAACTCTTTAAGCCCACTTAGTCATTCATTTGTAGGCATAAAGAATGTTAACTCGACAAATGGCTTTAACATAAAATCCTGAATAAAGAAAAGGCCAAGGCTGGAACTGGATTAAGAAAAGGGGGAAAATAGAAATGAAGATTACTGTTATTAATGGAAGTCCTAAAGGTAAAGATAGCAATACTAATATAATGATTACCGCCTTCTTAAAGGGGGCAAAGAGGGCAGGGGCAACAACTGTTAACATTTTCTTGGCAGAAAAAGAAATTAAACATTGTCTAGGTTGTTTTTCCTGTTGGTTCGTTACTCCTGGACAATGTGTGATTAAAGATGACATGTCAGATATTATTGCTCAAGGTGAGGGAACAGATATTCTTATTTTAGCTACACCGCTTAAATATGCTAACCTATCCAGTATGCTAAAAGTTTTTATTGAACGAATGTTGGTGTTGTGCAATCCATATTTTGAAATAACTCCAATAGGAATCAGACACCCGAAAAAAATAGCAGCAGCAGAAGCACAGTCATCTTTTTATCGTTCTAAACTAGTAATGATGGCTAACGGTGCTCTTTCTACCAGAGATCATTTCCAAGTAATTTCCAAATGGGTTAATAAATTGGCTTTCTACAATCATACAGAAGTACTTGGAGAAATATATGCTCCGCAAGGACTTCTTCTCAATACCCAAAATAAGGAATTACGACCTATTATTGATAATTATCTGCAGCTTTTGGAACAGGCAGGTCAAGAATTTGTAACCATGAACAGACTGTCAGATCAGACAGCAAAATCATTGGAACAGAACTTTATTCCTACTGATATTTACGTTAAACAAGTTAATAGTTTATTTGATAATTTACTTGATAAATTGGAACATCCTTACTCCAGGTGGTAGATGAAATGGACATGCTAGGAAACATATGTAAGCAATTATTAGCAGGAGTTTGATTTATAATCATGTAAATCCTTATGAAAACTTAGTGATAATATTACATTAGATAAGATAGAAAAACTGCCTTTTAAATGAGTTCCCATTTTTTATATAAAATTAGGAACTCAAATACTGTAATAGATATTAAACTTAAAAATATACTAGTATCAAGGATAAATATATGGATTCTCAGGAGCCTCTATATTTTCTATTTTTTGTACAACTATTATAGGCATTATGTCTCCCTCATCTTTATCATCACTTCCATATTTAGTACTTTCAAGGGTACCTTCTACACTTATCCATTGTTCTTTATTAAGCTGCGATGCATTATCCCATCTGCACATTAATCCTATGACTTGAGCATCAGCAGCACAACAGCTCATCAGCATTCTTGACACAACAAATTCATTTTCCTTAAAGCTTTCTTCCTTATAGACAAAACCTCTTATTATTACCTTCTTTCCAATATACTGCTGAACTTTACCTTCTAATTTAAAAATATTTTCATAATAATTGTGATCATCAAATAAGATAATATCGCCAGTGATATCTTCTTTTATATTCTCATTGGTTGAACTATTATTGTTTGAATTGGTTATTGTGACCCCTTTATTATCAGCAATTTCTGCATTCAAACTATTTGGAACTGCTGTAAATCCAATTAGAATTACCGCAAAAAACATTAAATGTCTTACTCTGAATTTATTTCTAGTCATTACAGTAAATATTTTTGTCAGTTGAAATAAGGCTAATATGAAAATTGCCACTATAGTAATCCTTATATATATAAACATTTTAGGATTAATAAAATTATTAATCTTTCCTGTTTTCATCAAATAACATAAAAGAGCATTAAAAGCTATAAAAATAATAAATTTTACAAATTCTTCTGTATTAAATTTTCTCATTACACCACCCCCATGGCGGTTAATATATTTATTATGCAGCCAATTATGTAACAAACAGAGAAAATGTATATTATCAATCTTATTACAAAACCTTTTTTAAAGCTTGCTCCAAGCATTATGGTATTTTTTATATCCAGCATAGGACCTATAATCATAAAGGCAGAAACAGAACCTAGTGTAAATTGATTTAAAAATGTCCTTGCAATAAAGGCATCTGCCTCAGAGCAAACTGATAACACAAAAGCTAAAAGCATCATTACAATTATAGAATATACAGTGTGCTTTCCAAGAGGAGTTATAATACTTCTAGGTACAAATGTTTGAAATACTGACGATAACACAGCACCTATTATTAAATATTTGCTTATATCAAAAAATTCAATTGTAGTATGCTCCAGAACATTTGAAATTTTTGACCTTTTTAAACCATATTGATGATTATAACCACATCCGCAGAGAATATCACCATCAGACTCAAATTCTCTCCCTTTTACTGGCATGTCTTTACCTTGAACAATCTCTATAAGAAAGCCTATTGTTACAGCTGCTAAAATTCCAAATCCTGCTCTTAACAATACAACACTGGGTCTATCGTAAAAAGCACTATAAGTGGATAACAGTACAACAGGATTTACTATAGGTACCGCAAGCATAAATGTAACAGCTATACTAGCTGGAACACCTTTTTTCATAAGCCTTCTGGCTATAGGAACAATAGCACATTCACATATTGGAAATACAAATCCCATTAAAGAAGCTCCCATAATTCCCAAAAATTTATTTTTAGGCAGCACCTTTGAGATAACCTTATCTGACACAAAAACCTGTATCACTGCTGATATAAAAGAACCTAAAAGTATAAATGGAATGGCCTCCAACATTATACTAATAAATATAGTAAAAAAACTGTTAGTAAATCTCAAATTAAAATTAAAATCAGTTAATCCTCTTATTCCATTAAAGACAAAAAGAAGTAATACTCCTAAAATCATATATATAATTATTTTTCCATTATTTGATTCAGCTGCTTCCACACTCCCTAAAGCTTTTTCATCTTCTCCTTGAAAATAATTTTTTGTAACTGCTTGTATATTTTTTAAAATTTTTTTTCGCAATATATGAGCTTTTAAAAGTTCTTTTTCTAAATCATTAATATTTTCAATTCCCAATATAATTGCATAGGAGTTAATCTCTTCAATCTTCTTTTTAATCCTTGTCTGATCTTTTTTCTCCATTCTTTTAAAATTATTCATTATTATTAAATTGCTATTATATATAGGCGGAAAAATCAAGGATTCCATATTATTCAAATAAAGTTCAAAACTTTCTGCATCTAATATATTAAATATAGTCGATATACTGCAGTTTTTTCTTATTTCATCCTGATTTAATGTATCTAACAGTTCCTGCAGTAAAGTTGCTCCATTATGTTCAATAATAATCCTATGGGGCTTATAACTTTTAATTATATCCATTGAAATTACATCTTCTACAGCAACTTGTCCACTGCTTATATATTTATCTTCAATGCTTTTCTCTCCAATCTCATTTTGAAATATAAGCACCCGCTGGCCACGGGCTAAAGTATTACCCAGGAGAACATTTATAAAAGTAGTTTTCCCAGCCCCTAAAAACCCTGTAACTATTTCTACATCAATTTTTTTTATCATCTATTATACCCCATATTAAGCAGTGAATAGCTTATTTATATAATCCTTATTTATTTTGCAGCCTATTACACATACTCTTCCAGTAAAATCAGATGTAGTTTCCCTTATATTTAATTCATTTGGGACATAATCAAACTCTATCCAGTTTTTATTTTCAACCTGAACTATCCCCTTCGCTCTGAGCACCATTCCAGTAAGTTTTTCATCCCTCAGCTTATTTAAATTATTCAACAACTTGTTTTTGTTGTATATAACTGAAGTTTCAATTCCATAGCTATCAAAAACTTCATCTACATTATTTGGGTCTTTATTTGAAACTTTTGTACCAATTACATTTAATTTTGTTCTTTCAAGTCTTACTGCCTGCTTTAGAAGTTCAGCCTTAAAATCTTCCTTGGCAGCTTTAACAATTTTATCTCCCTTTAGCTGTTCAATAGGGGTAGCAACAATACTACAATCACTATTAATCCTTTTAATTTGTTCTATCACTGATTGAATCTTTTCACTGCTTTGATTTTCTGTTCTAGTTAAAACAATACACTTAGCACTTTTAATCTGATCCTTATAAAAATCTCCAAAATTTATTATATAGGCATTGAATTTT
This window of the Clostridium kluyveri DSM 555 genome carries:
- a CDS encoding ABC transporter ATP-binding protein produces the protein MKKDSTFRKLMYFASQCKDKMTVSVILAVLGVACGMIPYFAAANITVKIIDGNSDFRQLSYVVLAALAGYTGKVGFNALSTSISHSAAFTILKNIRVKFAEKLSKVPLGYVLENPSGELKTIMVDTVEKLEEPLAHVIPEMTSNLLVPIFVLLYLFYLDWRMALISLVTIPMGMLLYKLIMKKYVYYYKKYVQAGNVMNSNVVEYVNGIEAIKAFNQSSTSYKKYSDSVENNCDAVTAFFKNTLFLYTAVMYVTPEALLFVIPSGLYFYINGTLALSVFITCIILCFGLLTPLVQAMQYTDSIASMGTIIGQVYQILDKEELKRPSQYKKLKNYKIKFQDVTFSYDDTEILKGISFDTVPRRMTAIVGPSGSGKSTIAKLIASFWEASGGRITIDDVDVKDIPLKQISDVISYVSQENFLFNTSIKENIRIGKEGASDEEIIEAAKKASCHDFTMCLQNGYETEAGEAGKHFSGGERQRISIARAILKNSPVIVLDEATAYADPENEAIIQESISHMVKGKTLIVIAHRLSTITTADNIVVVNQGKIEAQGTHEKLLENCNLYRKMWEAHIGTKDKDEIKGGEKYA
- a CDS encoding helix-turn-helix domain-containing protein yields the protein MDKELYIADARWHASFEDMIEKVQRDENKTVYYYNENYIKGKTVQYEILRGIWIVYHDFELKVNEFFPVEEKGIIEMNYCMAGRCELDCLNQKIFYVAPGDFAVAILSSGSHKHNFPLGNYRGISITTTEENLDDFLKNMFGKTRITSYMLLHKMNIHGKFMILSNNRYIQDIMGNIISEDDFWRERAIVKFSELVLFLIDKDIQVSEIKGKYFDRRIISKVKLIKEDVTENVEKYITIKEIGNKYEINTRTFSECFKEIYGKTYYAFIREFRIKKAAGMLLNTKNTVGGIAMMVGYENASKFSKAFHDIMGMTPGKFRRR
- a CDS encoding pirin family protein, which gives rise to MSTRAIKKVIKGNIEKDGAGVKLVRILSIGTVKEFDPFLMLDIFDSTNPEDYTKGFPWHPHRGIDTVTYLINGKIEHKDSMGNIGVIEDGCCQWMTAGSGIIHQEMPQVFELMMGFQLWINLPRKNKMCSPKYRSIERKDIGEVKEQGCNIKVISGKYKDTSGDFDGGYVKANILEVKMEADSKWSFETKEYDTAFIYIFRGYGYFDGGMKNPIYEKSAALFENGDKIEVKSDKEKIHFILFTGKPLKEPVAWGGPIVMNSDDELTMAFKELDNGTFIK
- a CDS encoding 5-fold beta-flower protein; translation: MERIYDSNDTRVGYLKHNDTVYDRYHRIVGYIDAPVLYDANYRRIGYVKNGTIYKHNGHPACYFNGWHVHDMRGHRLGHVNSSWLGLLAAGLLLGLYY
- a CDS encoding flavodoxin family protein — protein: MKITVINGSPKGKDSNTNIMITAFLKGAKRAGATTVNIFLAEKEIKHCLGCFSCWFVTPGQCVIKDDMSDIIAQGEGTDILILATPLKYANLSSMLKVFIERMLVLCNPYFEITPIGIRHPKKIAAAEAQSSFYRSKLVMMANGALSTRDHFQVISKWVNKLAFYNHTEVLGEIYAPQGLLLNTQNKELRPIIDNYLQLLEQAGQEFVTMNRLSDQTAKSLEQNFIPTDIYVKQVNSLFDNLLDKLEHPYSRW
- a CDS encoding TIGR03943 family putative permease subunit, with amino-acid sequence MRKFNTEEFVKFIIFIAFNALLCYLMKTGKINNFINPKMFIYIRITIVAIFILALFQLTKIFTVMTRNKFRVRHLMFFAVILIGFTAVPNSLNAEIADNKGVTITNSNNNSSTNENIKEDITGDIILFDDHNYYENIFKLEGKVQQYIGKKVIIRGFVYKEESFKENEFVVSRMLMSCCAADAQVIGLMCRWDNASQLNKEQWISVEGTLESTKYGSDDKDEGDIMPIIVVQKIENIEAPENPYIYP
- a CDS encoding permease, whose product is MIKKIDVEIVTGFLGAGKTTFINVLLGNTLARGQRVLIFQNEIGEKSIEDKYISSGQVAVEDVISMDIIKSYKPHRIIIEHNGATLLQELLDTLNQDEIRKNCSISTIFNILDAESFELYLNNMESLIFPPIYNSNLIIMNNFKRMEKKDQTRIKKKIEEINSYAIILGIENINDLEKELLKAHILRKKILKNIQAVTKNYFQGEDEKALGSVEAAESNNGKIIIYMILGVLLLFVFNGIRGLTDFNFNLRFTNSFFTIFISIMLEAIPFILLGSFISAVIQVFVSDKVISKVLPKNKFLGIMGASLMGFVFPICECAIVPIARRLMKKGVPASIAVTFMLAVPIVNPVVLLSTYSAFYDRPSVVLLRAGFGILAAVTIGFLIEIVQGKDMPVKGREFESDGDILCGCGYNHQYGLKRSKISNVLEHTTIEFFDISKYLIIGAVLSSVFQTFVPRSIITPLGKHTVYSIIVMMLLAFVLSVCSEADAFIARTFLNQFTLGSVSAFMIIGPMLDIKNTIMLGASFKKGFVIRLIIYIFSVCYIIGCIINILTAMGVV
- a CDS encoding GTP-binding protein, coding for MKTRVDIFSGFLGAGKTTLIKKLIFEKVYTENVAIIENEFGKVPIDGSFLKKTNIEIKEINAGCICCTIAGDFKKAIEEVCSKYKPHSIIIEPSGVGKLSEILKVISSRELKRIVNLNLVITLIDVTKFNAYIINFGDFYKDQIKSAKCIVLTRTENQSSEKIQSVIEQIKRINSDCSIVATPIEQLKGDKIVKAAKEDFKAELLKQAVRLERTKLNVIGTKVSNKDPNNVDEVFDSYGIETSVIYNKNKLLNNLNKLRDEKLTGMVLRAKGIVQVENKNWIEFDYVPNELNIRETTSDFTGRVCVIGCKINKDYINKLFTA